The following is a genomic window from Candidatus Diapherotrites archaeon.
CCTTGACCCGTGGCCCGCAGCCCAATGGTCCTCCCCGGCGAAAATCTTCCGGGGGGAGGCGTTTATCATGTAGGGTTTAGAGCTTTTTGATGGGCTTCCGGGGTTTGGAGGGGGGATACATGTCCCGCAGGGCCTCGCGTTCCACTTTTTGACGAATGGAAGATGAGGAACCTTTTTTCTTTTTCTTGGAGGGATCGGGAGAATAGAGGATGTTGGCCATCAAAGAAATAATGCAATAGGAGTTAATTAAGGTGCGGGGCGGTCCTTGTTTTTAACGGTTTGGCGGGGGGATGAGGTATGCTTACTACTCAAAGCAGGGGGGAAAATACCCTTGCTGTAAAAGCCCCCCAGGTTTCCCCATTATATCAGAAAGAGCTCGAGCGCCAGCAATACCGATTAGTGGGGAATCATTCCGCGGTGAAAGTGTGCGGGTGGACCAAGAACATGCTGCGCGGGGAGGGGGGGTGTTACAAATTCAAGTTCTATGGAATCCGCTCCCATCAATGCATGCAGATGACCCCTAATATGAGTTGTGCCAATCGGTGTTCCTTCTGCTGGCGGGGATACAAAGCCCCGGTTTCGGATGAATGGAAATGGGAGATTGACGATCCAGATAAGATCATTGATGAGAGTTTAGCAGCCCACCATAAATTGTTAGCGGGGTTTGGGGGGAATGAGAAAGTGGCTCCGCCGATGTATGCGCAAAGCCACCACGTGGGACACGTGGCATTGAGCTTGACGGGGGAACCCATTGCGTACCCCAGGATTAATGAGTTATGCGAAAAATTTCATCAGAGGAACATATCCACGTTCATCGTGACGAATGCCCAATACCCGGAAGCCATCCGGCAATTGAAAACAGTGACCCAACTCTATTTGAGTTTGGATGCCCCTAATCCGGATATACTGAAAGTATTAGATGTCCCCTTGTTCCAAAATTATTGGGAGCGATATACCCAAAGCATCCGGAATGCGGGGGAAAAAAAATTTCGGAAATGCGCACGGTTGACAATGGTGAAAGGAATCAATGATGCGCACCCCGAGAAGTATGCGGAGCTAATTCGTATGGGTGATTTTGATTTTGTGGAAGTGAAAGGGTATATGCATGTGGGGGAATCGCGGGAGCGGTTGTCCCGGGATCGCATGCCCACCTTCGAGGAGGTCAAAGCTTTCGGGTTGGGGGTGTTATCCCATCTGGGGGACACCTATACGTTCGCCAGCGAGCACGTGCCCAGCGATGTCATTTTGTTGGCCAAGACCAAATACCATGGGAAAACGTGGATTGATTTCGATAAATTCTTCGCGTGCGTGAATGATATTCCATCCCCTCCCAACTTGGAAGCAGATAGGTATTCCAAGGGCGTGGAGGTAGTGAAAGAAAGCCCCCGCGATGTGGGGGTCGTGCAGTGAGGAAAAGGGTTCATTTCTTTTTACGCACGGTGGGTGCACGGCGGGTGTTCCACCATTGCCGGGCCTTTTTCCCCCCACCAGGGAGATCACCAGCGCATACGAAACAAGGAAAACCAATACCCCCTTTCGCCGGCTCTTGAGAAAGGCCTTCATGCGATCCCCCCGGGAGTATTTGCAATGGATATTGCGGGGATGGGGGGCGGTATGTGGTAATATGCTCTAATTACTGCACATGCGACGGAGACCCTTTTCCCACACCTCCCGGTAGTGAGAATCAATTTTGCGCGGAAGAGAACTCATCCGGACCATCGACTAACACAAATCCCCCCAGCGGATAAGGGTTTTATTTAGCTAACAAATAGAATCGTTCCCAAACCTTGGCATGGAGGCCCCCGTGGAAATGGAATTCCCTGGATCGCGTGGTGGCACGAAGACGGGTTCGGCGGGCGGGGTATTGCGTGAGAATTTCCCCAATAGGCTTTTTAGTGTGCAGGAGAATACGCACGATCCGCGGGTCCGTCTTATCCAGGTCGATGATGGCGCGCCCGCGCAAAATGGTTTTGCCATCGAGATCAAATCGGATTTGGCGGATGAGGTTGTTATCTCGAGTGACCCGTTGTTCGAGGAAAAATGTGGTCTTGGGAAAAGAGGTTCTCAC
Proteins encoded in this region:
- the twy1 gene encoding 4-demethylwyosine synthase TYW1, whose amino-acid sequence is MLTTQSRGENTLAVKAPQVSPLYQKELERQQYRLVGNHSAVKVCGWTKNMLRGEGGCYKFKFYGIRSHQCMQMTPNMSCANRCSFCWRGYKAPVSDEWKWEIDDPDKIIDESLAAHHKLLAGFGGNEKVAPPMYAQSHHVGHVALSLTGEPIAYPRINELCEKFHQRNISTFIVTNAQYPEAIRQLKTVTQLYLSLDAPNPDILKVLDVPLFQNYWERYTQSIRNAGEKKFRKCARLTMVKGINDAHPEKYAELIRMGDFDFVEVKGYMHVGESRERLSRDRMPTFEEVKAFGLGVLSHLGDTYTFASEHVPSDVILLAKTKYHGKTWIDFDKFFACVNDIPSPPNLEADRYSKGVEVVKESPRDVGVVQ